From a region of the Candidatus Komeilibacteria bacterium CG_4_10_14_0_2_um_filter_37_10 genome:
- a CDS encoding ATP-dependent Clp protease ATP-binding subunit ClpC, translated as MNNIYDNINNFGDTFEHFSNHFKKVLVTAQELAINLRNQSVEPLHLLYALSIEKGSIAADILAKNKFTSTEAKDILVVLGDHHNINDGLPTLTASTQKIIEKSATLAYENNHRYIGTEHLLASLASSPDANLLKLLGSKGISLSAIKEHVLTILKSTSKFGDLTSQQNKNNQDGFTGDNELEKILLGQEKQEMNLSSFTTDLTDEDVQKEIDPVIGREAEIDRLIQILSRRTKNNPIVLGDPGVGKTAIIEGLAKRITKGQVPDVLINKKILSLDLGSTIAGTMYRGEFEKRVKNIVEEIKKNKNIILFIDEIHNLMGAGATGGSLDAANILKPELARGHLRCIGATTMEEYKKHIESDPAFERRFQPIIIKESTREEAIAILVGLKENYEKYHGVTITAEAVTAAVDLSIRYLQDKYLPDKAIDLIDEAASKLKVEATRDGRAKKIKKLQDNIKQIIKDKETAIQQENFNQALIIKDKENDLNKQLDKLTIDSERVSHKNLGQITATEIKLVISRMTRIPLKDLALDEKNRLLNLENELAKYIIGQDEALQALAQSIRRSQTGLGNPNRPIGSFIFLGPSGIGKTETAKVLAREFFGRNDALIRVDMSEFAESFNISKLIGAPAGYVGYKDKGTLTDRVKHQPYSVVLFDEIEKAHPDVFNLLLPILEDGHLTDAGGKIINFKNTIIILTSNIGLSEFNQQVQLGFDIEQQKEQELLSKYQELSVKILADLKEYFRPEFLNRIDDTIIFKPLSKKDMLKIAKLQISELLSRLLKQKLQAQISTKTFNFIVEKGFSSEQGARGIRRAIQDYLEVPLANKLLSDPLTENSMIKISVNKDKILVN; from the coding sequence ATGAATAATATTTACGATAATATCAACAACTTTGGCGATACTTTTGAACACTTTTCCAATCACTTCAAAAAAGTACTAGTTACCGCCCAAGAACTAGCCATTAATCTACGAAATCAATCGGTTGAACCCCTGCATTTACTCTATGCCCTCAGCATAGAAAAGGGTAGTATTGCTGCTGATATCTTAGCCAAAAATAAATTTACCAGCACCGAGGCTAAAGATATTTTAGTAGTCCTAGGCGATCATCACAATATTAATGATGGTTTACCAACTCTTACCGCTAGTACCCAAAAAATTATTGAGAAGTCGGCTACCCTAGCTTACGAAAACAATCATCGTTATATCGGTACCGAACATCTACTAGCTAGTCTAGCCAGCAGTCCAGACGCTAACTTATTAAAGCTCTTGGGTAGTAAGGGTATTAGTTTAAGTGCTATCAAAGAACATGTGTTAACGATTCTCAAAAGTACCTCTAAATTCGGTGACCTCACTAGCCAACAAAACAAAAACAACCAAGACGGCTTTACCGGCGATAATGAACTGGAAAAAATACTGCTGGGGCAAGAAAAACAAGAAATGAATTTATCTTCATTCACCACCGATCTGACTGATGAAGATGTTCAAAAAGAAATAGATCCAGTCATTGGCCGCGAAGCAGAGATTGATCGGCTGATCCAAATTCTTTCCCGTCGTACCAAAAATAATCCTATTGTCTTAGGCGATCCTGGTGTCGGTAAAACAGCTATTATTGAAGGCTTGGCCAAAAGAATCACCAAGGGCCAAGTACCTGATGTTCTAATCAATAAAAAAATACTCAGTTTGGATTTAGGCTCTACTATTGCCGGCACTATGTACCGTGGAGAATTTGAAAAAAGAGTAAAAAATATTGTTGAGGAAATAAAAAAGAATAAAAATATTATTCTTTTTATTGATGAGATTCATAATCTCATGGGTGCCGGAGCCACTGGCGGATCACTAGATGCCGCCAATATTCTCAAGCCGGAATTAGCGCGCGGTCATCTGCGTTGTATTGGTGCAACGACAATGGAAGAATACAAAAAACATATTGAATCCGATCCGGCCTTTGAAAGACGTTTTCAGCCAATTATTATTAAAGAGTCCACCAGGGAAGAAGCCATTGCTATTCTAGTCGGTCTCAAAGAAAACTATGAAAAATATCATGGTGTAACTATTACCGCCGAGGCTGTCACGGCGGCAGTTGATTTAAGCATTCGCTACTTACAAGATAAATATTTACCGGATAAAGCTATTGATTTGATTGATGAGGCGGCATCCAAACTGAAGGTTGAAGCCACGCGTGATGGTCGGGCCAAAAAAATAAAAAAGCTTCAAGATAATATTAAACAAATAATTAAGGATAAAGAAACAGCGATCCAGCAAGAGAATTTTAATCAGGCTTTGATTATTAAGGATAAAGAAAATGATTTAAATAAACAATTAGATAAACTGACTATTGATAGCGAGCGAGTAAGCCACAAAAATCTTGGTCAAATTACCGCCACGGAAATAAAATTGGTTATCAGTCGTATGACGCGGATCCCGCTCAAAGATTTGGCATTGGACGAAAAAAATAGATTACTAAATTTAGAAAATGAGCTGGCTAAATATATTATTGGTCAGGACGAGGCCTTACAAGCTCTCGCCCAAAGCATTAGACGATCACAAACGGGTTTGGGTAATCCTAACCGCCCAATCGGTTCTTTTATCTTCTTAGGCCCCTCGGGCATTGGTAAAACGGAAACGGCTAAAGTATTGGCCCGTGAATTTTTTGGTCGTAATGACGCGTTAATTCGCGTTGATATGTCGGAATTCGCTGAGAGTTTTAATATTAGTAAATTAATTGGCGCACCCGCTGGTTATGTTGGTTATAAAGACAAAGGCACACTAACTGATCGCGTTAAACACCAACCATACTCCGTCGTTCTCTTTGATGAAATTGAAAAAGCTCATCCTGATGTATTTAATCTCCTCCTACCCATCTTGGAAGACGGTCACTTGACTGATGCTGGCGGTAAAATAATTAACTTCAAAAATACTATTATTATTCTAACTTCCAATATTGGTTTAAGTGAATTTAATCAACAAGTGCAACTAGGATTTGATATTGAACAACAAAAAGAACAAGAGCTTTTAAGCAAATACCAGGAACTGAGTGTTAAAATTCTTGCCGATTTAAAAGAATACTTTCGACCGGAATTTTTAAACAGAATTGATGATACTATCATCTTTAAACCGTTGAGCAAAAAAGATATGCTGAAAATTGCCAAACTGCAAATCAGCGAATTGCTCAGTCGTTTATTGAAACAAAAATTACAAGCGCAAATTTCTACCAAAACTTTTAATTTTATTGTGGAAAAGGGCTTTAGCTCTGAACAAGGAGCACGGGGTATTCGTCGCGCTATTCAAGATTATCTAGAGGTACCGCTAGCAAATAAATTGCTTTCTGATCCACTGACAGAAAATTCAATGATAAAAATTTCCGTCAACAAAGATAAGATATTAGTTAACTAA